A genomic segment from Peribacillus sp. ACCC06369 encodes:
- a CDS encoding polysaccharide deacetylase family protein, with protein MKNLLKLFLSMTISLIIILFVMDVQSIQVHAMVPEEMIPLLKSKENQKIAYLTFDDGPSLNTMEILDILDRYHVKATFFVKGNEEPYAKECYQEMVSRGHAIGLHSYTHDYSIVYRSTESFFQDLNRLETMLQKEFGIKSRIVRLPGGSNNRLRHQAATKPIINGILQQLMEKGYIYFDWTIDSTDGISPSISEQQIISSVQKGTKDQKHVNILLHDINSMKNTVKALPDIIEFLKKEGYTFDTIDETTPKIQFN; from the coding sequence ATGAAGAATCTGCTTAAATTATTTCTTTCCATGACGATTTCTCTCATTATTATTTTGTTCGTGATGGATGTACAGTCCATTCAAGTACATGCAATGGTTCCCGAAGAGATGATACCGCTCCTAAAAAGTAAGGAAAATCAGAAAATCGCTTATTTGACTTTCGATGATGGACCATCTTTGAATACCATGGAGATATTGGATATTTTGGACCGCTACCATGTTAAGGCCACATTTTTCGTTAAAGGTAACGAAGAACCATACGCAAAGGAATGTTATCAGGAAATGGTTTCCCGCGGTCATGCGATTGGCCTTCATTCCTATACACATGATTATTCCATCGTTTATCGATCGACAGAGAGTTTCTTTCAAGATCTGAATAGGCTTGAAACCATGCTGCAAAAGGAGTTTGGGATAAAAAGCCGAATTGTACGCCTTCCTGGCGGCTCCAATAATCGACTTCGGCATCAGGCTGCAACTAAACCCATCATCAATGGAATCCTTCAACAACTAATGGAAAAAGGGTATATATACTTTGATTGGACCATTGATTCTACAGATGGCATCAGTCCATCAATAAGTGAACAACAAATCATTTCTTCCGTACAAAAAGGGACGAAAGATCAAAAGCATGTTAATATCTTATTGCATGATATCAATAGTATGAAAAATACAGTGAAAGCATTGCCTGATATAATTGAATTCCTTAAAAAAGAAGGGTATACCTTTGATACTATTGATGAGACAACCCCCAAAATACAATTTAATTGA
- the metH gene encoding methionine synthase, translating into MNKKAIQDQLDTKILLLDGAMGTMLQAENLTAEDFGGEQFEGCNEYLSLTQPEIIQSIHEKYLAAGADIIETNTFGATSIVLEEYQISTIAYELNKISAELAVKACEKYSNDNWPRYVAGSMGPTTKTLSVTGGTTFDILTDSYEEQALGLLDGGVDLLLVETCQDMLNVKAAFSGIKAAFAKSGKDVPVIISGTIEPMGTTLAGQSIEAFYLSVEHMKPMAVGLNCATGPEFMIDHIRTLADIANSAISCYPNAGLPDEEGHYHESPTSLAEKMKQFAEKGWVNIIGGCCGTTPEHIKELVRVLEGIQPRTISESAHGHAVSGIEPLIYDDSMRPLFVGERTNVIGSRKFKELIRGKHYEPAAEIARAQVKKGAHVIDICLADPDGDELGDMKEFVEEVVKKVKVPLVIDTTDEAVLEQALKHSQGKSIINSINLEDGEERFEKIVPFVHQYGAAVVVGTIDEIGMAVDAERKLEVATRSVDLLVNKYGLNKSDIIFDPLVFPVGTGDEQYIGSALETVKGIKAIKEKFPECLTILGISNVSFGLPARGREILNAVFLYHCTKAGLDYAIVNTEKLERFALIPEDEVKLAEALLFETSTETLAIFTEFYRGKKAEKKDNGVILPLDERLGNYIIEGTKEGLIDDLNKAIERGDRPLEIINGPLMDGMSEVGRLFNDNQLIVAEVLQSAEAMKAAVSHLEPLMENSEDSAKKGKILLATVKGDVHDIGKNLVDIILSNNGYEVIDLGIKVAPQQIIEEVRKHEPTIIGLSGLLVKSAQQMVLTAQDLRQAGIDTPILVGGAALSRKFTDFKISPEYGGPVLYSKDAMDGLAVTNILHDTDKKVVYLEELVQKREKSKANAAIAATMEKPVRKQSTAAPLSDVPVKEPRDIMRHVLKNYPLDVIQPYINRQMLIGHHLGLKGKVAELLKEGNEKAVQLNALVDELIEFLKTEPDYGLNAIYQFFPAQSEGDKLLVYNPDNHNEVLETFEFPRQDTNPHLCLADFAKPVSSGKMDYVGFFLVTAGKGIRKWAEKLKLEGDFLKNHALQSLALETAEGFAERIHQLMRDDLGISDPIEMSMKERFAAKYTGQRFSFGYPACPNLEDQEKLFRLLQPQDIGVELTEGCMMEPEASVSAIVFAHPEARYFNVDR; encoded by the coding sequence ATGAATAAAAAAGCGATTCAAGATCAGTTGGATACTAAGATTCTCCTGCTCGATGGAGCGATGGGAACCATGCTTCAAGCGGAGAATTTAACAGCAGAGGACTTTGGCGGGGAACAATTCGAGGGTTGCAACGAGTATTTATCACTGACACAACCGGAAATCATCCAATCCATCCATGAAAAATATTTAGCAGCAGGTGCTGATATCATTGAAACAAATACCTTCGGAGCGACTAGCATCGTTCTTGAGGAATACCAAATAAGCACGATTGCCTACGAGCTTAATAAAATTTCAGCTGAGCTTGCCGTTAAAGCATGTGAAAAATATTCAAATGATAATTGGCCAAGATATGTAGCTGGCTCGATGGGGCCTACCACAAAAACGCTATCCGTAACAGGTGGAACGACTTTTGATATTTTAACCGATTCTTATGAAGAACAGGCACTCGGTCTTTTGGATGGCGGGGTAGACTTGTTATTGGTGGAAACCTGTCAGGATATGCTTAATGTCAAGGCAGCCTTTTCTGGAATAAAAGCAGCCTTCGCTAAATCAGGAAAAGATGTGCCTGTCATCATATCAGGTACGATCGAACCGATGGGGACGACACTTGCTGGCCAGTCGATAGAAGCTTTCTATTTATCGGTTGAACATATGAAGCCCATGGCAGTCGGCCTGAATTGTGCAACAGGGCCGGAATTCATGATAGACCATATCAGGACACTTGCAGATATAGCCAATAGCGCAATCAGTTGTTACCCGAATGCCGGGCTCCCGGATGAAGAGGGTCACTATCATGAGTCACCGACTTCACTTGCAGAGAAAATGAAGCAATTTGCCGAAAAGGGATGGGTCAATATCATTGGGGGTTGTTGTGGTACTACGCCAGAACATATTAAAGAACTTGTCAGGGTCCTTGAAGGCATTCAGCCCCGTACAATATCCGAATCAGCCCATGGGCATGCCGTATCAGGCATAGAGCCACTCATTTATGATGATTCAATGCGTCCTTTATTCGTAGGTGAGAGAACGAATGTTATCGGATCTCGAAAATTCAAGGAGCTGATTCGTGGAAAACATTACGAGCCAGCTGCCGAAATTGCACGTGCCCAGGTAAAAAAAGGCGCCCATGTCATTGATATCTGTCTTGCTGACCCTGATGGGGATGAGCTTGGTGATATGAAGGAGTTCGTAGAAGAGGTCGTCAAAAAAGTGAAAGTCCCATTGGTCATCGATACTACAGATGAAGCCGTACTTGAACAAGCATTAAAACATTCACAAGGAAAATCCATCATTAATTCCATTAACCTTGAAGATGGTGAAGAGCGCTTTGAAAAAATAGTGCCATTCGTCCATCAATATGGTGCTGCCGTTGTCGTAGGAACCATTGATGAAATTGGGATGGCCGTCGATGCTGAGCGCAAATTGGAAGTGGCTACACGTTCTGTTGATTTGCTCGTAAATAAGTATGGACTAAACAAAAGTGACATCATTTTTGATCCGCTGGTTTTTCCTGTAGGTACGGGTGATGAACAATATATCGGTTCTGCTTTAGAAACGGTGAAGGGAATTAAGGCAATCAAAGAAAAGTTTCCGGAATGCTTAACGATACTTGGCATATCGAATGTTTCATTCGGACTGCCAGCACGTGGAAGGGAAATTCTAAATGCCGTTTTCCTCTACCATTGTACAAAAGCAGGTCTCGATTATGCTATCGTGAATACGGAAAAGCTTGAACGTTTCGCTCTGATACCGGAAGACGAAGTGAAATTGGCTGAGGCACTCCTGTTTGAAACCTCTACAGAAACTTTAGCGATCTTTACCGAGTTTTATCGTGGGAAAAAAGCGGAGAAGAAGGATAATGGTGTGATCCTGCCATTGGACGAACGATTAGGTAACTATATTATCGAAGGTACGAAAGAAGGATTGATTGATGATTTAAATAAAGCAATTGAACGCGGTGACCGCCCATTGGAAATCATCAATGGACCATTGATGGATGGAATGAGTGAAGTGGGTCGGTTATTTAATGACAACCAACTTATTGTCGCAGAAGTGCTTCAGAGTGCTGAAGCAATGAAGGCGGCTGTATCTCACCTTGAACCACTAATGGAAAACTCTGAAGATAGCGCCAAGAAAGGAAAGATCCTTTTAGCGACTGTCAAGGGAGATGTACATGATATCGGGAAAAACCTAGTGGATATCATACTGTCTAATAATGGCTATGAAGTCATTGATTTGGGTATCAAGGTCGCACCGCAACAAATCATTGAAGAGGTTCGAAAACATGAGCCAACCATAATTGGACTATCTGGATTACTTGTTAAATCAGCACAGCAAATGGTGTTAACTGCACAGGATTTAAGACAAGCGGGAATAGATACCCCTATTTTAGTGGGAGGGGCTGCTCTATCCCGTAAATTCACCGATTTTAAAATATCACCTGAATATGGAGGTCCGGTTTTATATTCCAAAGACGCGATGGATGGGTTGGCTGTTACGAATATTTTACATGACACTGACAAAAAAGTGGTCTACTTAGAAGAGTTAGTCCAGAAACGGGAAAAATCGAAAGCCAATGCCGCCATTGCTGCCACGATGGAAAAACCTGTTCGGAAGCAGTCCACAGCTGCTCCATTGAGTGATGTACCTGTTAAAGAACCGCGTGATATCATGCGTCACGTTCTGAAAAACTATCCATTGGATGTCATCCAGCCGTACATTAATAGACAAATGCTGATTGGACATCATTTGGGGCTAAAAGGTAAAGTTGCCGAATTGCTTAAGGAAGGCAATGAAAAAGCGGTGCAGCTGAATGCCCTCGTTGATGAATTGATCGAATTCTTAAAGACGGAACCGGACTACGGCTTGAATGCGATTTATCAATTTTTCCCTGCTCAAAGTGAAGGGGACAAGCTATTGGTTTACAACCCGGATAATCATAACGAGGTTTTGGAAACTTTTGAATTTCCTCGGCAAGATACGAATCCGCATCTTTGTTTAGCGGACTTCGCGAAACCGGTCTCCTCCGGGAAAATGGATTATGTTGGTTTCTTCCTTGTTACAGCCGGAAAAGGGATCAGGAAATGGGCAGAAAAACTAAAGCTTGAAGGTGATTTCTTGAAAAATCACGCCCTTCAATCGCTTGCTCTAGAAACAGCTGAAGGGTTTGCGGAAAGAATTCATCAATTAATGCGTGATGATTTAGGAATAAGCGATCCGATTGAAATGTCTATGAAAGAGCGGTTTGCCGCTAAGTACACCGGGCAAAGATTTTCATTTGGTTATCCAGCTTGTCCAAATCTGGAAGATCAGGAGAAACTATTCCGCTTGTTACAACCTCAAGATATTGGCGTTGAATTGACTGAAGGATGCATGATGGAACCTGAGGCTTCCGTATCAGCGATCGTTTTTGCACATCCTGAAGCTCGTTACTTTAATGTAGATCGATAA
- a CDS encoding bifunctional homocysteine S-methyltransferase/methylenetetrahydrofolate reductase produces the protein MNFRKELKERMLVGEGAMGTLLYSYGIDQCYEELNCTNPDQIESIHRAYLQAGADILQSNTYGANFNKLKRHGLEDEVSRINRQGVILAKKAAKGKAYVFGTIGAQRSIRKSDLSMEEIKRGFREQLYSLLMENPDGILLETFYDLEELETVLQIVKNETGLPIIANVSMHELGNLQNGIHLNEAFQKLEQLGADVVGVNCRLGPHHMIRALEEVSLPKQASIAIYPNASLPDYVDGRLVYKAVPEYFGSSALDLREQGAGIIGGCCGTTPLHIQAVKNAIGSLAPVKEKYTKAREIEIIEVNDRELELPLYEKAKTERTILVELDPPKKLGIESFMTGAEVLKKAGVDSITLADNSLASPRISNDALANLLKNQLNVKPMVHITCRDRNLIGLQSHLMGLQTVGLDELLIITGDPSKIGDFPGATSVYDLSSFDLISMVKQFNEGLSYSGQSLGQRANFKIAAAFNPNVKYLDKAVQRMEKKIACGAQSFLTQPIYSVEQIEEVYEATKHLETPVFVGIMPLTSTRNAEFIHNEIPGIKLPDNVRRAMALAGDDPVKSRIEGVNIARELVDAAREKFKGIYLITPFLRYEMTAELTKYIRKVDSKHTSEVAVHE, from the coding sequence ATGAATTTTCGTAAAGAATTGAAAGAAAGAATGCTGGTTGGAGAAGGGGCAATGGGGACCTTACTGTACTCTTATGGCATCGATCAATGTTATGAGGAATTAAACTGCACGAACCCAGATCAAATAGAGTCCATTCACCGTGCCTATTTGCAAGCTGGTGCAGATATCCTTCAATCTAATACATATGGGGCCAATTTCAATAAATTGAAACGGCATGGACTTGAAGATGAAGTAAGCAGAATCAATCGCCAGGGAGTCATCCTTGCTAAAAAAGCGGCAAAAGGAAAGGCATATGTCTTCGGTACCATAGGGGCACAGCGGAGTATCAGGAAATCGGATTTAAGTATGGAAGAGATAAAGCGAGGTTTTCGTGAACAGCTATACAGTCTGTTGATGGAAAACCCGGATGGGATTCTCTTGGAAACATTTTATGACCTGGAAGAGCTGGAAACCGTTTTGCAAATCGTTAAAAATGAAACTGGACTGCCGATCATCGCAAATGTTTCGATGCATGAACTGGGAAATCTTCAAAATGGAATCCATTTAAATGAAGCCTTTCAAAAACTCGAGCAATTGGGTGCCGATGTTGTTGGGGTGAATTGCCGACTCGGTCCACATCATATGATTCGGGCCTTGGAAGAGGTGAGTTTGCCAAAGCAAGCGTCGATTGCCATTTACCCAAATGCCAGCCTTCCCGATTATGTGGATGGAAGGCTTGTCTATAAAGCTGTGCCGGAATATTTCGGCTCAAGTGCCCTAGACCTTCGTGAGCAAGGTGCCGGGATCATAGGAGGGTGCTGTGGAACGACTCCCCTGCATATTCAAGCTGTAAAGAATGCGATTGGAAGTTTGGCTCCAGTAAAAGAGAAATATACGAAAGCCCGTGAAATAGAAATAATTGAAGTGAACGATAGAGAATTGGAACTCCCTCTGTACGAAAAGGCCAAAACAGAAAGGACGATTCTTGTTGAACTTGATCCTCCGAAAAAGTTGGGAATAGAGAGTTTCATGACTGGTGCCGAGGTTTTGAAAAAAGCAGGGGTCGATTCCATTACCTTGGCGGATAATTCACTTGCTTCACCAAGGATATCGAATGATGCACTGGCTAACTTGCTGAAGAACCAATTGAATGTAAAGCCGATGGTGCATATAACATGCCGGGATCGAAATTTAATTGGCCTGCAGTCACATTTAATGGGCCTGCAGACGGTTGGGCTGGACGAATTATTGATCATCACCGGAGATCCCTCTAAAATTGGGGACTTCCCGGGAGCCACTTCGGTTTATGATTTATCGTCGTTTGACCTAATAAGCATGGTCAAACAATTTAATGAAGGTCTATCCTATTCCGGTCAGAGTTTGGGCCAGCGGGCTAATTTTAAAATTGCCGCCGCTTTTAATCCCAATGTAAAATATTTGGATAAAGCCGTACAGAGAATGGAAAAGAAGATTGCCTGCGGTGCCCAATCCTTTTTGACACAGCCAATTTATTCAGTTGAGCAGATTGAAGAAGTTTATGAAGCTACAAAACATTTAGAAACCCCGGTTTTCGTCGGTATCATGCCATTGACAAGCACACGGAATGCCGAATTCATCCATAATGAGATCCCGGGCATCAAATTGCCAGATAATGTAAGGAGGGCCATGGCTTTAGCGGGGGATGACCCTGTAAAGTCAAGAATTGAAGGGGTGAATATCGCGCGCGAGCTAGTCGACGCGGCAAGGGAAAAATTCAAGGGCATATATTTAATCACTCCGTTCCTTCGCTATGAAATGACAGCGGAACTTACGAAATATATTAGAAAAGTCGATAGTAAACATACATCAGAGGTGGCAGTACATGAATAA
- a CDS encoding MOSC domain-containing protein, with the protein MENGKIESLHAGKPKQENFSNIDIFSAMDKQAVDDVIVTKSGIMGDGVGNVKFHGGPDRALCFYPFEHYSLWNERFAKKLDIPAFGENLTVAGMREETTYIGDIYQIGEVIVQINQGRIPCSTISHFNQEPKFLEFVLKTSYTGYFAKVIQEGTIKKQNEIVLIDRLQEKISVHYATEVILHNRDGLEGSNALLTLDSLAEDWKQRIVKRVQAAKE; encoded by the coding sequence ATGGAAAATGGAAAAATCGAATCCCTTCATGCCGGAAAGCCCAAACAGGAAAATTTTTCGAATATCGATATCTTTTCAGCGATGGATAAACAAGCAGTGGATGACGTGATAGTAACTAAATCAGGCATAATGGGTGATGGGGTAGGTAATGTAAAGTTCCATGGAGGTCCTGATCGGGCTTTGTGTTTTTACCCCTTTGAGCATTACTCATTATGGAATGAAAGATTCGCTAAAAAGCTAGATATCCCTGCATTCGGTGAAAATTTAACTGTAGCGGGGATGAGGGAAGAAACAACGTATATCGGTGATATTTATCAAATAGGCGAAGTGATTGTTCAAATTAATCAGGGGAGGATCCCTTGCTCGACCATTTCTCACTTCAATCAAGAACCTAAGTTTTTGGAATTCGTGCTGAAAACGAGTTACACTGGTTATTTTGCAAAAGTCATTCAGGAAGGAACGATAAAGAAACAAAACGAAATCGTGCTAATAGATCGTTTGCAAGAAAAAATTTCGGTTCATTATGCAACAGAGGTGATCCTGCATAACCGAGATGGGCTGGAAGGCTCAAACGCGTTACTTACACTAGACTCGTTAGCGGAAGACTGGAAACAAAGGATAGTGAAGAGAGTTCAAGCTGCAAAAGAGTGA
- a CDS encoding Ku protein, with protein sequence MHTMWKGSISFGLVNIPIKLHAATEDKDISLRTLHKECHSPIKYEKMCPVCQKEVGKDDIVRAFEYTKGKFVVLEDSELEQLKKQNEEKAVEIVDFVKIEEIDPIYFNRSYYMSPNDGGIKAYSLLRQALKESNKVGLAKIIIRSKEQMAVIRVVDNTLVMETIHYPDEVRSTADVPNIPANDTIVKKEIDTAVLLIDQLTTTFDPTKYNDDYRTALLDLIESKKTGQTTITAKTKEPVSNNVTDLMEALQASIDRTKHDEPEKKKTTRKKAAPKKKKQA encoded by the coding sequence ATGCATACGATGTGGAAGGGGAGCATATCATTCGGTTTGGTGAACATTCCGATCAAACTTCATGCTGCAACGGAAGATAAGGATATATCTTTAAGGACGTTGCATAAGGAGTGTCATTCACCGATTAAATACGAAAAGATGTGTCCGGTTTGCCAAAAAGAAGTGGGAAAGGACGATATAGTCCGCGCTTTTGAATATACAAAGGGAAAGTTTGTTGTATTGGAAGACAGTGAACTAGAACAGCTAAAAAAACAAAATGAAGAAAAAGCAGTGGAAATCGTGGATTTCGTTAAAATTGAAGAAATAGATCCCATTTATTTCAACCGGAGTTATTACATGTCTCCTAATGACGGTGGGATAAAAGCTTATTCCCTTTTGAGGCAGGCCCTAAAAGAATCGAATAAGGTTGGGTTAGCGAAAATCATCATTCGCTCAAAAGAACAAATGGCGGTAATCCGAGTTGTTGATAATACCTTGGTGATGGAAACGATTCATTATCCGGATGAAGTTCGCTCCACAGCGGATGTGCCGAATATCCCTGCCAACGATACCATTGTAAAAAAGGAAATCGATACGGCTGTGTTATTGATAGATCAATTAACGACTACTTTCGATCCGACAAAATATAACGATGACTATCGAACCGCTTTACTTGATTTGATTGAATCGAAGAAAACGGGACAAACGACGATTACAGCCAAAACAAAAGAGCCAGTTTCCAACAATGTAACCGATTTAATGGAGGCTTTACAGGCATCCATTGACCGAACGAAACATGATGAACCGGAAAAGAAAAAGACTACCCGAAAGAAAGCGGCACCGAAAAAAAAGAAACAAGCATAA
- the ligD gene encoding DNA ligase D, whose protein sequence is MKPMLPTYYPEAPNSKDWRYEIKYDGFRAILTIDSDTISISSRNEKELSPLFPEIIAYIKDLDLEDYLPLQLDGELVWLTNQAKADFFQIQWRGRLGKQSLISEKAHFSPCRFIAFDLLRISGKDIAANPMEERRRFMMNMGEELGFPMPPDSTDKALIQLIESFDVLDDALKKVILFDGEGVVAKEIRGTWQEGKRSTSWIKVKNWKTVSCFITALHKENGYVSLAVFKEGAVTKIGSVKNGLSAQDKGILHELIKQNASDEDAQFFYIHPSICIEVQFLHVYEENELREPQFSQWLLQTTPDECTWEKFVIGQYTFPDTVQITSKDKPLWITGGKQVVKVEYLHYLREVSAFFLPFLKDKQLTTIRYPHGTMDKERFFQKNKPDYAPAFIKTFMDDDIEYMLCNDIETLLWFGNQLALEFHAPFQKAGKTRPNEIVLDLDPPSIEFFSLAIKAAQEIKKVMDSLRIKAFVKTSGNKGLQIHIPLPDDRFTYQETRIFTDFLGDYLTSSNPNDFTTERMKINRHDRLYLDFVQHSEGKTIIQPYSPRGNSFAGVATPLFWEEVDESLQLKDYTIETIPNRIKRNGCAFMDYRLVDNGPAFLEVLSFLKQKKTNN, encoded by the coding sequence ATGAAACCGATGCTGCCAACCTATTACCCTGAAGCCCCTAACTCCAAGGATTGGCGTTATGAAATCAAATATGACGGCTTTAGGGCAATTTTAACGATAGACTCCGATACGATAAGCATCTCGAGTCGAAATGAGAAGGAGTTATCACCCTTATTCCCAGAAATCATTGCTTACATCAAAGATCTGGACCTGGAAGATTACCTACCACTGCAGTTGGACGGTGAATTGGTCTGGCTTACCAATCAAGCAAAAGCGGACTTTTTTCAAATACAGTGGCGTGGACGCCTTGGGAAACAATCCTTAATTTCAGAAAAAGCTCATTTTTCCCCATGCCGGTTTATAGCGTTTGACCTGCTTCGCATCAGCGGAAAAGACATAGCAGCTAATCCTATGGAAGAACGAAGGAGATTCATGATGAATATGGGTGAAGAACTTGGCTTTCCTATGCCTCCTGACTCCACCGATAAGGCTTTGATCCAATTAATAGAAAGTTTTGACGTTTTGGATGATGCCTTGAAAAAGGTCATCCTATTCGATGGCGAAGGAGTTGTCGCCAAGGAAATTCGGGGAACTTGGCAAGAAGGAAAACGTTCTACATCTTGGATTAAGGTGAAAAATTGGAAGACCGTTTCTTGTTTCATTACAGCATTGCACAAAGAAAATGGTTACGTTTCCCTCGCAGTTTTCAAAGAAGGTGCCGTAACGAAAATCGGAAGTGTTAAAAATGGACTGAGTGCTCAAGATAAAGGGATATTGCATGAACTGATCAAGCAAAATGCATCAGACGAAGATGCACAATTTTTTTATATACATCCATCCATTTGCATCGAAGTTCAATTCTTACACGTTTATGAGGAAAATGAATTGCGTGAACCCCAGTTTTCGCAATGGCTTTTACAAACAACCCCCGATGAATGTACCTGGGAGAAATTCGTCATAGGCCAATACACATTTCCAGATACTGTACAAATAACCTCCAAGGATAAACCACTTTGGATAACCGGTGGAAAACAGGTGGTAAAAGTTGAATACCTTCATTATTTACGGGAGGTTTCAGCTTTCTTCTTACCCTTCTTGAAGGATAAACAGCTTACGACTATTCGCTATCCTCATGGCACTATGGATAAAGAAAGATTTTTCCAGAAAAACAAGCCTGATTATGCGCCGGCCTTTATTAAAACGTTCATGGATGATGATATTGAGTATATGCTGTGTAACGATATTGAAACGCTACTTTGGTTTGGAAATCAACTGGCATTGGAATTCCATGCCCCATTTCAGAAAGCTGGAAAAACAAGACCCAATGAAATCGTCCTGGACTTAGATCCCCCTTCCATCGAATTTTTCTCCTTGGCTATAAAGGCCGCACAGGAAATAAAAAAGGTGATGGACTCTTTAAGGATAAAAGCTTTTGTAAAAACTTCAGGTAACAAAGGACTGCAAATTCACATCCCTCTGCCTGATGACAGATTTACTTATCAGGAGACACGCATATTCACCGATTTTCTCGGTGACTACTTAACAAGTTCCAACCCAAATGATTTTACAACGGAAAGAATGAAAATAAATCGGCATGACCGACTTTACTTGGACTTTGTGCAGCATAGTGAAGGAAAAACCATCATTCAACCTTATTCCCCACGGGGAAATTCTTTCGCGGGTGTGGCTACACCTTTGTTTTGGGAGGAAGTTGACGAAAGTCTCCAGTTAAAGGACTATACGATTGAAACCATACCAAACAGAATCAAAAGGAACGGATGTGCATTTATGGATTACAGGCTTGTCGATAATGGCCCGGCCTTTTTGGAAGTATTATCATTCCTAAAACAAAAAAAGACCAACAACTAG
- the dapF gene encoding diaminopimelate epimerase, with protein sequence MIIEGLKSHGSGNDFLIIDELTTTLTFTEEERKNFAKALCNREKLGADGILFVMKSEHADARMRVFNADGSEASMCGNGLRCVARYANDVLGLDKMIVETMKANLLVEKTEDIYEGIPTFKVEISPVSFNVTDLPLVIAKEQLQNEPLPELHDTLLFSALAVPNPHLITLVDSDILQSDLQEDLSTKVNQPNELFPDGVNVSFVKELEPGSIYVRTFERGVGFTNACGTAMSASSLVTCSVGLNALESEISVYNNGGKVKCVVHHDEESQKYSIDLIGNATYEFKVSIEIDLDQPEKFVMLEKQDFESETSLYAKLQDEVQSYLKTTL encoded by the coding sequence ATGATTATTGAAGGTTTAAAAAGCCATGGTTCAGGTAATGATTTCTTAATCATTGATGAATTGACTACGACCTTGACGTTTACTGAAGAAGAGCGAAAAAATTTCGCGAAGGCCCTATGCAATAGGGAAAAGCTTGGCGCGGACGGAATCTTGTTTGTAATGAAAAGTGAACATGCTGATGCAAGGATGCGTGTCTTTAATGCGGATGGATCGGAAGCCTCGATGTGTGGCAATGGACTTCGCTGTGTTGCACGTTACGCGAACGACGTTCTAGGGCTCGATAAAATGATCGTTGAAACCATGAAGGCAAATTTACTCGTGGAGAAAACGGAAGACATTTATGAGGGCATTCCGACATTCAAGGTGGAAATTTCCCCTGTAAGTTTTAATGTGACGGATCTTCCTCTCGTTATAGCGAAAGAACAGTTGCAAAACGAACCATTGCCGGAACTTCATGATACCCTATTATTTTCGGCTTTGGCGGTTCCTAATCCACATTTAATCACGCTCGTCGATAGTGATATTTTACAAAGTGATTTGCAGGAAGACCTTTCAACAAAGGTCAATCAACCGAATGAGCTTTTCCCTGATGGCGTCAATGTCAGCTTTGTGAAAGAGTTGGAACCAGGGAGCATTTACGTGCGGACATTTGAACGGGGAGTGGGCTTCACGAATGCTTGTGGAACGGCGATGTCGGCTTCAAGCCTAGTAACATGCTCTGTTGGATTAAACGCGTTGGAAAGTGAAATATCTGTCTACAATAACGGCGGAAAAGTTAAATGCGTCGTGCATCATGATGAAGAAAGCCAAAAGTATTCAATTGATTTAATTGGGAACGCAACCTATGAATTCAAGGTATCGATTGAAATAGACTTAGATCAGCCTGAAAAATTTGTCATGCTTGAAAAACAGGATTTTGAATCGGAAACAAGCCTGTATGCCAAGCTGCAGGATGAAGTTCAAAGTTATTTGAAAACGACATTATAA